The proteins below are encoded in one region of Enhydrobacter sp.:
- a CDS encoding replication-associated recombination protein A codes for MAELFASLAPTPLAERLRPRKLTDILGQDHLLGPDGPLGRMLAARKLSSLILWGPPGCGKTTIARLLAEASDLHFEPLSAVFSGVADLRKVFEAARQRRRDGKGTLLFVDEIHRFNRAQQDGFLPYVEDGTVTLVGATTENPSFELNAALLSRCQVLVLRRLDDAALATLLARTEAALGRKLPIDEAGRQALFAMADGDGRYLIGLAEQLAELKEEGPVAPERLATLLQKRAPLYDKAQEAHYNLISALHKSLRGSDVDAALYWFARMLDGGEDPKYIARRLVRFAVEDVGMADPDALTQTLAAWDTYDRLGSPEGELAIAQAVIYLGTAPKSNSGYVAFGAARRAAKEQGSLAPPMHILNAPTRLMKEIGYGKGYQYDHDAEDGFSGQNYFPDGMARETFYRPVERGFEREILKRLEYWKKLREQKR; via the coding sequence ATGGCCGAACTCTTCGCGTCCCTTGCCCCCACGCCGCTGGCCGAACGCCTGCGGCCGAGGAAGCTCACGGACATCCTGGGGCAGGATCACCTGCTGGGGCCCGACGGCCCGCTCGGCCGCATGCTGGCGGCGCGCAAGCTCTCGTCGCTGATCCTGTGGGGCCCGCCGGGCTGCGGCAAGACGACGATCGCGCGGCTGCTTGCCGAGGCCTCCGATCTCCATTTCGAGCCGCTGTCGGCGGTCTTCTCCGGCGTCGCCGACCTGCGCAAGGTGTTCGAGGCGGCGCGCCAGCGGCGGCGGGACGGCAAGGGCACGCTCCTGTTCGTCGACGAGATCCACCGCTTCAACCGCGCCCAGCAGGACGGCTTCCTGCCCTATGTCGAGGACGGCACGGTGACGCTGGTCGGCGCCACGACCGAGAATCCTTCCTTCGAGCTCAATGCCGCGCTGCTGTCGCGCTGCCAGGTCCTGGTCCTGCGCCGGCTCGACGATGCGGCGCTCGCCACGCTGCTCGCCCGCACCGAAGCGGCGCTCGGCCGCAAGCTGCCGATCGACGAGGCGGGACGGCAGGCCCTGTTCGCCATGGCCGACGGTGACGGCCGCTACCTGATCGGGCTTGCCGAGCAGCTCGCCGAGCTCAAGGAGGAGGGGCCCGTGGCGCCCGAGCGGCTGGCGACGCTCCTGCAGAAGCGCGCGCCGCTCTACGACAAGGCGCAGGAGGCGCACTACAACCTGATCAGCGCGCTGCACAAGTCGTTGCGCGGCTCGGACGTCGACGCCGCGCTCTACTGGTTCGCGCGCATGCTCGACGGCGGGGAGGATCCCAAATACATCGCCCGCCGGCTGGTGCGCTTTGCCGTCGAGGACGTCGGCATGGCCGATCCCGATGCGCTGACGCAGACGCTGGCGGCGTGGGACACCTACGACCGGCTCGGCTCGCCCGAAGGCGAGCTGGCGATCGCGCAGGCGGTGATCTATCTCGGCACCGCGCCCAAGTCGAATTCGGGATATGTCGCGTTCGGCGCCGCCCGCCGCGCGGCGAAAGAGCAGGGCTCGCTGGCGCCGCCGATGCACATCCTCAATGCGCCCACGCGGCTGATGAAGGAGATCGGCTACGGCAAGGGCTATCAGTACGACCACGACGCCGAGGACGGCTTCTCCGGCCAGAACTACTTTCCCGACGGCATGGCGCGGGAGACGTTCTACCGGCCGGTCGAGCGTGGCTTCGAGCGCGAGATCCTGAAGCGCCTGGAATATTGGAAGAAACTCAGGGAGCAGAAGCGGTAG